CCGCGTCTTGACCAGCGCGCTCACGGCGGCGCCGTCGGCGCGCCCTGCAGCCCGCTGGAGGACCTCCTTCATGACCCGCCCCATGTCCTTCATGCCGCTCGCGCCCAACTCGGTGATCACCGCCCCCACCAGCTCGCCGAGGGCCTCCGGGGCGAGCGCACTGGGCAGGTAGCCCTGGGTGATCTCGGCCTCGGCCAGCTCCTTGTCGACGAGATCCTGGCGGCCGCCCTTGGCGTACTCGGCGGCGGCGTCGCGGCGCTTGCGCGCATAGCGGGAGAGCACCTCGAGTTCCTCGCGAGCGTCCGGCGCGCGGCCCAGCTCGATGCGCTCGTTGGTCAGCTCTCCCCGCAGCATGCGGATGACGCTCACGCGCTGCTTGTCCCCGCTCTTGAGGGCGGTCTTCAGATCCGCGTCCAATCGCTCTTGCAGGCTCATCGTCCTCCTGCCGCCAGGGGGCGTCAGCCAGGGTGAGAAGAGGCGAAAAGTAAAAAACTTAGCCAGTATAGATGCGCATTCGGCAACTGTCAACGCGGCCAGCCCGCCTGGGCGGGGACCGGCAGCAGCAGGCGACAGGCGAGCGCGAGCGCGGCCGTCTCGGCGCGCAGTCGCCAGGGGCCGAGGTCCAGTGCCGCCTCGGCGACGGCGCCGAGAGCCTCGCGCTCCTCGGCCGCGAAGCCGCCCTCGGGCCCGATCCAGGCGAGCAGGGGCCGCGCATCGGCCGCCGGGAGCGGCCCGTCGCCCTGCCCAGCGCGCCGCTCGTCGGCCCAGCACTGGCGCCAGCCGCGCTCGCGCGCATCGGCAAGCAGGTCGGCGAAGGGTTGCGGCCCGCCGAGGCTGGGCAGCAGGAGGCGGCGGCTCTGCATGAAGGCCGCCCGCAGGATCTCGGCGTAGCGCTCCGGGCGGGTTTCGCGCTGCACGACGCCGTGGCGGCCGAGGTAGAGCGCGAAGCCGGCAACGCCCAGCTCGGTGCCCTTCTCGAGCACCCAGTCGAGGCGGCGGCCCTTGAGCAGGGGCAGCGCGAGGTGCAGCTCGGGCTGCGCGGGCGGGAGCGGCGTTTCGCGAGGCCCGTGGACGAGCTCGGCAGCCGCCCTCGTCACGCGCTCCAGGCGCGCCGCGGCCAGGCCGCCGCGGCCGTCGCGCAGCTCGACGGCGTCGCCCGCGCGCAGGCGCAGCACGTAACAGAGGTAGTGCTGGGCCGCGCCCTCGAGGCGAAGCGCGCCCGCGCCGGGCGCGAGGGCGGGCCAGAGCAGGACCGGCGCCTCCTTCATCGCTCCTCCTCTCGGTCGGGCGCTGCGGACGCGGCTAGGCGGGGCGCCGCGGGCCGGGCAGCTTCCCGGCCTGCAGCCGCTCGAGCTCCTCGATCAGCTTCTGCTCCTCGCGGCCCAGACGGCCCGGCGTCCAGCAGACGAGCCGCACGATGAGGTCGCCGCGCCGCCGCGCGTTGAGCTGGGGCAGTCCCTTGTCGCGCAGGCGAAAGAGCTGATGGCTCTGCGTGCCCGGCGGCACGCTGAGCTTGGCCGCGCCCTCGAGCGTGGGCACCTCGACCTTGCCGCCCTGCGCGAGCGTCGCGTAGCTCACGGGCAGTTCGAGGAAGAGGTCCTGGCGCGCGCGCTGGAAGAGGGCGTGCTCCTCCACCTCGATCAGCACGATGACGTCCCCCGCCGGCCCGCCGCGCAGGCCGGCCTCGCCCTTGCCGCGCAGGGGAATGTAGTCGCCCGTCGAAACGCCGGGCGGGATCGCCACCGTGAGCGTCTCGCCGCCGGCCACGCGCCCCTCGCCCTGGCACTCGCCGCAGGGGTCGCCGATCAGCGCGCCTTCGCCGCGGCAGCGCGGACAGGGGCTGACGCTGACGAACTGACCGAGGATGGAGCGCTGCACGCGCCGGATCTCGCCGCTGCCCTGGCACTCGCCGCAGCGCTGGGCGCGCGAGCCGGGGCGCTGGCCACTGCCGCCGCAGGTTGCGCAGCTCTGCTTCTTCTTGATGCGGATCTGCTTGTCGGCCCCCTGGGCGACCTCCTCGAGCGAGAGCCGCACGCGCACGCGCAGGTCGCGGCCGCCGCGATCGGGTCCGCTCGCCTGGCGGGGACCACCGCCGAAGAAGGACTCGAAGCCGAAGTCGCGCATGAAGGAGCGCAGGGCCTCTTCGAGGTCGATGCCCTGGCCACCGCCGAAGGGGCCCGCGCCGCCGAAACCCTGCCCCGAAACGCCGGCGTGCCCGAATTGATCGTAGGCCTGGCGCTTCTGGGGGTCCTTGAGGACCTCGTAGGCCTCGGTCGCCTCCTTGAACTTCTCCTCGGCGCTCTTGTCGTTCGGGTTGCGGTCGGGGTGGTACTGCATGGCCAGCTTGCGGTAGGCCTTGCGGATGGCCGCCTCGTCCGCGCTGCGCTCCAGACCGAGCACCTCGTAGTAGTCGCGCTGGGCCATCGCTCTCCTAGCCGGCCACGGCGACCTTGGCCGGGCGGATCACGCGCTCGCCGAGCCGATAGCCGCGCTGCAGCTCCTGGATCACCGTGCCCTTCTCGGCCTCGGTGGCGGGCAACTGGACCAGGGCCTCGTGGAGGCGCGGATCGAAGCGCTCGCCGAGGGCGGCGATGGGCTCCAGGCCGAAGGCGGCGAGCAGCGCCTCGAGGCGCTGGGCGATGAGGCGCAGGCCCTCTGCGTGGGCCGCCGCTTCGGCTTCGAGGAGCCCGAGGGCGCGCTCGAGGTCGTCGGCGAGAGGCAGCAGGGCGCCGACCAGCTCGCCCTGCAGGCGCAGGCGTTCGCGCTCCTGGTCCCGCTCCATGCGCTTCACCTGATTCTCGCGCTCGGCCAGCAGGCGAAGCAGGCGGTCCTGCTCGCCGCTCAGGGCGGCGAGGCGCTCCGTGAGAGCGAGGACCTCGACCGCCGGGGCCGCGACCGCCGCCTCGGGCGCCGGCTCGGCCGGGGTCTCGGGCGCGCCCGCGGCGTCGCGCCGCTCGGCGGCCTTCGCCGCCTCGGCGCTGCCGGCGGCTGCCTCGGGCGGGGTCTCGCGCTGGCGCTTGCCGCTCATGGTCAGGTCAGCTCCAGGCTTCGCGGCCGCGGTCGTGCAGCAGGGCCACCAGGGCCTCCATGCTGCCCAGGACCAGGGGATACTCCATGCGCACGGGCCCGAGCAGGCCCATGATCGCGCTCTCGTCGGAGC
This bacterium DNA region includes the following protein-coding sequences:
- a CDS encoding GatB/YqeY domain-containing protein codes for the protein MSLQERLDADLKTALKSGDKQRVSVIRMLRGELTNERIELGRAPDAREELEVLSRYARKRRDAAAEYAKGGRQDLVDKELAEAEITQGYLPSALAPEALGELVGAVITELGASGMKDMGRVMKEVLQRAAGRADGAAVSALVKTRLAS
- a CDS encoding nucleotide exchange factor GrpE; its protein translation is MSGKRQRETPPEAAAGSAEAAKAAERRDAAGAPETPAEPAPEAAVAAPAVEVLALTERLAALSGEQDRLLRLLAERENQVKRMERDQERERLRLQGELVGALLPLADDLERALGLLEAEAAAHAEGLRLIAQRLEALLAAFGLEPIAALGERFDPRLHEALVQLPATEAEKGTVIQELQRGYRLGERVIRPAKVAVAG
- the dnaJ gene encoding molecular chaperone DnaJ, which encodes MAQRDYYEVLGLERSADEAAIRKAYRKLAMQYHPDRNPNDKSAEEKFKEATEAYEVLKDPQKRQAYDQFGHAGVSGQGFGGAGPFGGGQGIDLEEALRSFMRDFGFESFFGGGPRQASGPDRGGRDLRVRVRLSLEEVAQGADKQIRIKKKQSCATCGGSGQRPGSRAQRCGECQGSGEIRRVQRSILGQFVSVSPCPRCRGEGALIGDPCGECQGEGRVAGGETLTVAIPPGVSTGDYIPLRGKGEAGLRGGPAGDVIVLIEVEEHALFQRARQDLFLELPVSYATLAQGGKVEVPTLEGAAKLSVPPGTQSHQLFRLRDKGLPQLNARRRGDLIVRLVCWTPGRLGREEQKLIEELERLQAGKLPGPRRPA
- a CDS encoding 16S rRNA (uracil(1498)-N(3))-methyltransferase, producing the protein MKEAPVLLWPALAPGAGALRLEGAAQHYLCYVLRLRAGDAVELRDGRGGLAAARLERVTRAAAELVHGPRETPLPPAQPELHLALPLLKGRRLDWVLEKGTELGVAGFALYLGRHGVVQRETRPERYAEILRAAFMQSRRLLLPSLGGPQPFADLLADARERGWRQCWADERRAGQGDGPLPAADARPLLAWIGPEGGFAAEEREALGAVAEAALDLGPWRLRAETAALALACRLLLPVPAQAGWPR